The Coffea arabica cultivar ET-39 chromosome 10e, Coffea Arabica ET-39 HiFi, whole genome shotgun sequence region TAGGTTTCCTATGttacaatacatttttttataaaacctccagaaaataacaatccaaacggTTACTGTAAATTAGAACACCCAATGCATAATCTTGCCATATCAATTTTTAGAACCCAACTTCACTACGGTCAACCGCAACCCATCATGATGGGCAATCATCCCCACCACTAGCGGCCAGTCGCCGGCAACAAGGATGTCATCCACGTTCGAAAAGGGCAGCAACCGCTGCTGTGGCTACTACAGCAGTTAGCGCATCAGTGCAGCCAGGCACAGCCGAAGATGTTGACTGCAAGTTGCTTTTTcactttattttaaatttttcctCATTTAGACTTCAAGAGTTTCGCAACAAAATGATTCTTCAATGCGTTggtatttttttccttcttttgcatGGCAATTAAATATTACGGTTGAGAGATAGAAAGAATTATAAATAAGAGGTTTTGAATTCAAACCTCTCtcttatactaaaaaaaaaaaaaaaaaaaaaacatgacaATTTTTTGCTACCTCAAATTTCAAGTATTATATTAACCTGACGTTACCAAAATTTGTTCAAACCATTAGCTCTTAGGGATCACATTTAAAGAGTTGATACGTTTGTTAATAATTATATGCAAATTCGTCTGTACAAGTTCGAAAAACGTCAAATTTGACAAAGACAAACAATTAACTTCTTATCATCAAACATTTTCgtctctccaaaatccaaatgaCGCCAACAGAACACCAATAACCCCATCCACAAATTTCCTTTCCAAAGTCCCCATGTGCAACTAATGCCAAATCATGCACTGTTTTATGTCCACGCCCATCAGCAACAGGCAGTCACACCACTCGGGAATCACTTATCCAAAGCACTGTACAGTTGCCCAGTCCACTCAAAGGTCATTTTCTCAGGTGTTTTTCTTTCCTGCAGGAAGTAGCAACAGAACAAAGCGAATCTATTAAGACAAACTTAGGACATGTAGGAGGAAATGGGGTCACTCCAATTTTAGTTCTCTCTAGTTATGAAAACGAtaaaattttgatgtaaatttATACAATTTTAGTGCACGAATGAATATAACTGATTCGGTATAAACTCACGATTACACAAGATATACATTAATTTACACCAAAATTATATCAATTTACATGGTTGGACGGAATTAGACGGAACCTCAACTGGAGGGCCTCGAATTCCCCCAAGAAATGCTAGTGCTAGATATAAGCAGCATAGAAATCAAAAGTAACCAACACATTTTGCACCAAGAAGGATGGGGTCTACCTTATAAAGGCACAGCACTAACACAgacaaaaagcaaagaaaatttGGTTTCTAGCCTTTAAACAATGGAAAATTCGTACGGGCCACCATAACATTCTTCGTCTGCAAGTATAAACAAAGAAGCCCCTTTTACAAAAATCCCATGCCTTTAGATCACAAAACTCAAGAAAGGTGTCATAAACGTTCCTCCCATACAGACAAGTGCAACTGAAACACaaaggaattaaaaaaaaaatggaaagtaCTTTACATTTCCATACCTCTGAAAAATCCTgcaatcatttttctttttttttcctttttaattagGGAACATCTTCTGTGTGTCCATTCTGCTTCATCAAAAGTCCTTTCTCTTCATCATTACCATGCTTCTGTGTCAACTCCAAGCTAGTGAGCTTTTTGGCTTTTAAAGATTCGCTTTCCCAATCTGTACAGACCAGCACTACATACAGAATTGAGATGGCACAGGCAGCTTGAGCAGATAATAGCCCAAACCATAGTCCACTGAAGCCAACATGGAACCAGAAGGCTAAGCCTACAGCTACAGGAGTGCCCACGAAATAGAACGAGCCAAGGTTGATACGAGCACCAACCACTGGCCTCGCTGTACCACGTAGAATACCACAGCCAGTGGTCTGTGGACAATTGCCAAGCTCGCACAACCCGATGATTGGCAAAACTGAGGCAACAAGAGCCTTGAGCATGTCATCTTCTGTAAACAAGCCACCCCACTTATGCCTAAACATCACGGTCCAAATAATGTTGACAAATCCGATAACAAATGCACAGGCTAGCGCAACCATTGCAGCTAGCTTCGCTTTGTACGGTTTCCCCGCCCCGAGCTCATTGCCTACCTGTGTCGGCAACCAGTTTAAATGTAACAACTTCACTAGCATCAATATTGACTATCGATTTCCTCAGTCCTAATCATGCAGTCATAGCCCATATAAATGATCTTTTGTTTTACTTTACAGACAATTAGGTTCTATTACTTTCCATAATCCAGCACAACATGCGTAAAGATGCACAAATGTCACTAATAAATGACTTTTTTGATCTATAATGTCAATCGAAAACTCCAATAAAAGTCCAACTCACTTGGTCATGTAAGTGACTGGCACATGTAACAAATTTGCTAGTTGTTTAGGgataaaaggaaaaggaagcaaTGGACATGCTAATGAGGGAGAGGCAATAGACGACTGAACACTTTTCCATGCTCAATTTGTGTTGCCCTATTTTACATGTATGGGCTTAGTTGAGTAGGCGGCAAGTGGATTTGTGGAAAAGTGATGCAACAAAGTAACAGACCAAAAGCACATGATCCTTGAACAGATACATGCACAAGGCAAATTTTATCTGCTCCAACGGCAAAAAAGGAAGCCATACCAATGCAGTCTATGTCATCGCCAACCAATCATCTAATGAAGCTATTTGAATACACCAAAGCAACATAAAATATCCATTCCAAAGAAAAGGGGTAGCTTTAGAAAAAAATCTTTCCTTACCTTGACATAGAGTTTACTTTGAATTTTAAACTTTCTAGAGATAAAAACTACTTACAAAATCAAGGATGCATAAATATAAATTCCAAGATCAGATTATCTGGTTAATGACTTTGTTCATGGTATTATTCAGTAAAAGGACAAGAAGGACAATGCATGTGAATTAAAATCGTCTAAACTCCTTAATGGGTAGAAATTAATGGTCTCACATGACACATAAGAAATGAAATCATTGCCTTCGAATATGAAATCAAATTACAGTTTTCAAGTTTGTTACTGCCATCCTCAATAGTGCCACCATTATTCTTTCCACATAACAACCAGATTAATCCTAGTCCACAACTAGCTAAATTTGTTTAAGCCTTTAAGGATGTAACTTTCATCAGAAAGTACTAAACAAAGTTAGTCAGTGATCCTTATTGGATCCCAATGACATTCATTAGTCATCAAGACTTCTACAAATACGAATATTCTACATCACAAACCAATGCAAATATAGACACATTGCAGATTCTATAACACAAATCTTTTAGATATACATAGATAATTTAATTACTCCATATGCTTCAACCGTTACAATTAACATGTATGTATACTCAACTTGTAGACAACTGTTACTTAGACTCGGCTATCGAATCCTGTGACACACGGCTATTCTATCGCAAAGTGAAGAGTCGAACACGAAACAGtaatgcaaaatgaaaagtgaaaattcTGAGTAACATAAATATACAACCGTTTTTTCCTGTCTTAAATGTAACTTGTGCGAGTAGAGAAAATTAATGTCATGAAAAAGCTTACCCTGGCAGAGACACAGCCAGACAACGCCATGGGAACAGTGTACATAAGGCTAGTGGTCTGAATAAGTATCCCCGTGGCAGCCACCGCAAGCCTAGGATTGGGCAAGTATCCAGCCAGGACTGTCAcaatctcataccaccaccacTCCAAGCATATCCCAATGCAACTTGGCACAGCCAACTTCAGCAACGGCCCCACCCCACCACAGATCCCTTCTCCCATCCCAGCCATCCATTTCCACTCCCACCTCCCCCAGACATACACGTACCCCACCAGAAGCACCACCATATGCAGGTTCGTTAGCACCGAAGCCATGGCCACGCCAGGGACCCCCAGCCCCATCACCACCACAAGCACATAGTTTAGTGGCACGTGGAATATCACAGCCACAAAGGTACACCACAGCTGGGGTTTAGTCACCCCCTGTGACCTTAAATAAACCCTCAGGGGCTGTAATAACGTATTGGTCAGTAAGTCTGGGAGTGAATAAAGGCAATAAACCGAGGCCATTCTCGTAATTTCAATGTCTTGACCCAAGAACACCATGATTGACTCCAGATTGACCCATAACAGACTAATTGGAATAATGGCCAAGAAAAGAATGAAGATCATACGCTGGAGAGAGATGGATAGTAAATCCCAGTTTTTGCTACCGTAGGCTTGGCTACAAACCGGCTCCAGCCCCGAAGCCAAGCCTACTAAAACGGAGTAGCCGGTGATGTTCGTGAAGCCGATTGAAAGGGCACCACCGGCTAGCTCTAAGCTGCCAAGCCGCCCCAAAAACAAGACTGACACCACAGCTCTCACGTAGACTAGGCAGTTCATTACTGTTATAGGCAAAGCCATTGACCATAGCTCCTTCATTTCCTCCACAACCTAATATTAATTATTCAATTACCCAAATTTAGCAACAATTTATTAAGTAAATACAGAAATTAACCCATAGATACATGCATTTTCATACATTaagtacttaaaaaaaaatttggattattcCCTATATAAAATTTCCAACTACACTTTCTATTTTCCAGTCATCTTTTTATATCGCACATATCACGTCTCAAAAACAAATTCCAAAATGACAGATTCATTTGAATCACATTTTTTAGAAATTCTTTTATCGCTAAGTCTAATTTGATAAGTTTATTAAAAACGTGTCTAAAAAAGATTCCAAAACTTTTTCTATACAACCTATGAATAATGCTTAACCAAAcgcattatttttttttggaaacaagtGCTTCTAAACAACGCAATCCCAAGCACTTGGGAGCTAcacaaaattaaacaaataaaaaataaaaaagcttcCACTACACATGCACTTATTCGAGAATAACTATGACAGTAAGGAAGAATATCAAGGGAGAGGAAAAGATGGCTGACATTTTACTACTAGTAATAGTTTCTTGAACTGTTTTATTCACTCatggaaaataaaaagataCAAAGTTATTGACACTAACAAGTACTCTGAAATGAGACTTTACCTGAAAAGAAGAGGGGATTTTGTGGGAGAAAAATTCCGAGTCCTTCTCAGCCATggttcaagtttgaggaaaaatGGTTATTTCAGAACTTTACTTTCACAACATATGGTACTAGAAGTAGTAGTAGCATATCGTGTCTGCAAAATCACAAAGTTTAAAAGGTTAAACAAAATTTccgagaaagaaaaaagaagaagaatttaAAAACTCAAAACCAACGAAACAAAAATGTTCTCACTTCTGATAAACagacaacccaaaaaaaaaaaagcacgtTTTCATTCTCAAGATTTTTGttttgggaaaagaaaaacagtaaGAGGCTTGATTAAGGTGGTGAAAACAGAGCAGTGGGGGCGGGGTAGTAGTAATATTACCAGTAGACCTATGCGTTTGAACTTTGTTACCGGCGGTGATAAAGACGTGGGGGTTTTTATTGAGGGAAGGTGATGAATTCTGTCAATTGGAGTTTTATATGGTAGAGAAAGGACAGAAGCAAAAAAGGAAAGCAGAGGAAGGTATGGAAGAGAAAGCTTTCAAGAGAGGGAAAAATGGACATCGAGAAAGCGACCAAGAGGGAGATGGACAGACGGAGAGAAGAAAGGTGAAAAGAGAAGGGGGACTTGGGAATTGGAGTCTAAAGGATGCTTTGTATGTAGTAGCGGTGAGTGACATttattgctgctgctgctggctGATgcttgctgctgctgctgtttgGCAGTTGCAGATCCTATTCACATCGTCCCacgaaaatgacaaaaaaaataaaagaagtaaagaaagaaaaaagttggAAGAAAGTCTTGAAAAAGGGccttttgtcaaaattttgagGTATCTAAGAGGACATTTGTGCTTACTCGTTTACAAATGGCACACCTTCGGTGCAGTCtggtattttttttccttctttttttcttcttttgatggaGAAATCCTCTTTTCAACATAAGTAGATAAAGAGCCGAAGAGCTCTGATGACCTGGATGGTTTTCGTCGTCGTCTCACGTGCCAAGCATGTGAGTCACCAGCCTTTTCTTTTCCGCGCGATGCGCCAACGTCTGCATATACTTCCTCTCTAGGGTTTTGGTAAATTTCCTCCGCTGCCGCCGCTTTCTCTCATCTCCCCTTCTCTCCTTCGCCCGACCTTTATCCTCAGAAGCTAAACCCATCCCAACGCCAACAGATTACTTGCCCGGTGCTGCAGTTTCACTACTGCTGGTGGCAACAGTAGTAGTAGTAGGTAGGACCATAGCTGTCACACTCAAATGGACCAAAATGGCACCGTTAATTCCCTTCAtcgtcaattgctcatgtagtAGATGTTTTTGGTCTGTCGTCAATTACTAGAGATCGGAGTTTGTCAACGAGTAGTCTGGATTGCTCACGTAGACTATTGATATTGATGGAGCTAGGCCTCTGCTGCCGCTGCGCTTATTGGTGCTGGAGGAGGAAAATGAGAGCTAATTATGTGGTGGTGCCGAGGAGGAGTAGTGGTGGTAGAAGGTAACTCCTTAAATTTGCCTGTTTATTttcgtttctatttttttttaatttttaacctATATGTCCTCCTTTTTTTTGCCCTCTTCGAGATGATCTGAAAGAAAAGCTTCAACTCCAGATCTTCAAGCTAAAGTAGTAGAGCGAGGTATGCTTGATTTTCTCCACTTTTTTTCCtaattatttcatttcattgggatttttttttctgatttttcctaaaaaagaaagaatacaGAAAAtcgttcttttttcccttttatttcttAGGGTATTTTTTCCATTAATTGAACTAGGATCTacttatttttctaaatttgtatGGACCATCTAATCATTTTCATTTAGTGCCCTTTATttattattggtgatttttataAATTGAGTGCTTAACCTTTACTATTGTAGGTTTGACTGTAACAATCCTAATAGCTATATTAGTAGCAGCAGTAATCCCAAAAAGAAAGATGGATTCCTTTAGGTTATGCCACCGTCAAGCAAGAGGTACttttttcctcctcttttttttttctagagcATTGGTTTTatgtgttcaatttttttttttaatgttcctTTATGAATTGacattgttctttttcttttttctacctCTTGGATTCTGAATTTTTCTCATGAGTTTTGAATCAAGGAGCTGGAGTAATTAGGTCCCAATAAAGGCTGGTGAAAGATGTTGTCCAGAGTTTAGTGGATGATGACCTTGTTTCAAAAGACAAGATAGGGACTACTGTGAGTAAacttgtgagaacccagaaaaaaaaaaaaaaattttatttatttattattttattcctgtgcacccgttttcttttaatttctttattatattacttttatcaatattttatcagtaaatatagttcttaaatcatttttctagtataaggtagttcgtgagaaTTTTGGAACGTCTTTTGGTCgcgggacccactagtgcattaagtgagagaaatttgACCAAGTAGGTTAATTTTTTTGCGTAAAGAAATTTTGTTACTAGGTattaggagataattggaggttttCTAGATGGATTAGCCATGAGGGACAAGAAGATAGCTCTAGCAAAAATAATGCGCCAAGTGTCAAATTGTTGTTGGACTAAACTTGCCtaactttgcctaactttctttaacTTGAATAAAagaccaaaaattgaccaaatcatcttcatttcagccttgtcttggccgaacctctctagcaagcaaaggaaaaaattcttcaaccttccatcttctaatcttgctcaaatcttgaaaactagccgtttgtttcttgaattagtccataaaaACATCTTGCTAAGggtctttgaagaacttggtggtgttgttttggaagaaaacctcacaagctacaacctttcttgaagaactaaggtatcttgcttggaactcatcttttgttataaattttggccaattggtgccttatagtagctatttCCGCGATTTTTCGGAcgatttggtggattggagtgaagtttcctaattttctgatttttctggatttttttctggaattttctgttttcctatgatggatatgattgAGCTTGAATTGGTGGTTCTAAATGGTATTAAATAGttctcttgtgcgttaattgtggttaattgcggaaaatttccgcttgtgcggaaaatttcagatttagggtttcaaattggggGTTTTCTATTGTTGATTGTTGaacttctaattggctataattgaaGGGTATTATGACCCTAATGACGCATATGGAATGGCTTATatattgtttgggtgcttgtggttgtgttggatggcTTTTATTGGttgtcttgtaggttggaaaagctgaaattttaggggaaatgctgtccaagtgTCTAGGGTATTGGATTCTTATGTGTTGGGTTGAGATTTGATAGAAGTGAATAATCTTAGGGTTTAtttctacttttaaccctacatgttatgtatttttcatttccaagctatatttgggtcTTGCCTTAATAGTTCCTAGAAAAAGGTATTCGACTTGTGTTTGCGTTTtcattgtactttcttgattgttatagggcgtgccggtgatccgaggctcacgtcgggcgaaaacttgtgaaatttctttgttgaacttggtgagtgtactactcacatgtttgttattccgtggctttcttgtacttgaattctgtggtttggactagttgtgatgattgtttgagctaggtgaggcgagggtgtactttaccactctcgtactctctagCCTCCTTGACTGGTTATTATACTAAGCTTACTTGACTGTTTATGatattacttgaatattattgaCTATACTGGATTTGGTATCGCTTGGATACCAACTTTACTGTTCactctgagctctacctcattggaagtcaatggactcgagccagtaaggacttggtcggggacatttgacaagccatggggactgtatttgggaatctttgggtatgagacccttgattccggtatactcgagtaataccaattctgtactgtttggtgttcgggcccggtaaggggaaagtgaggtggatggataattggagtaaagaggagtctacggtcatgattacctggtatacattgacggagagtcaatgagatgagatcaagcatggcaaaagaggaaaagggctcttgagagccatccgtatccttttattccctACACTTGGGTGTTGTTGATTTTACTTACTTGACGTGCGTATTTGGACTGAatattcttgtgtttatgtgatcctggtatattttggtgatggtacctcattgggcgaaagctcactccgtgaattttgttttccttacagggatttaccttttggacttttgagtttgaagatgagttgagtagagctagttgagagattttgtatagctcctcaatagttggcaacttgattgtacttggatttacatgtttccttttggcttgtaatcATACAAATGTGGTTGGTAACAGTGTGTGGGTATTCATGTTCCATGTATTCtacttggcttgtatatatattccTTTCCGGGATTGTAAGCAGTTATTTGCATTTGATTGGGTGCTGGctgattgtgacgtggcagtcactattcactTTACGTTTTAACTTTTGTTTTCCGTTTCTTGATTGATGGTTGGGTTAAGCGCGTTAGTAGTTTCCCGAATGACTTGAATTAATGTTTTaccgttttagtagtcctggcgagagctgggcaggcagtccgctaacccctttggtacgccttaggggaaggtggggctgtcacaaaactTGCCCGTATGGAGTTAGAAACATAATTCATAGTTGACATTCTGTAGCTGAACATTACACAGAGGATATCTTTgtatgttattatttttttactgACATATAAGCACACGAGGATATCATGTTTACTAAGATGCTGATTCAATATTGCTATCATCAGTAAACAATTCAACTGTGTTCGTGCTACTGTATGGCCAAATACTTTTATTtatattcaaaaaagaaaaaagaaacatatGTTGTGCAAGTATGTCAAAAGTATGGAAAACACATTAATGAATTAAAAGGTGATGTCTTCAGTTAAAGACAAAAGTGTATGGACAAGTTACACCttcaattgtttgcaattaccTATTCTTTTGCAGTCCATTCTTTTGAGTTTTTTTACTGTTATCTCATTGATTTGTATTCCTTTTAAGTATATCCTATTCTTTGACATATCATTGGATGTTTTTTCACTAATTCAAGCATCAACACTTTTTCTGAAATGATATGTCAAAAATTTTGTAACATTTAATTTACAG contains the following coding sequences:
- the LOC113703059 gene encoding protein DETOXIFICATION 54; the encoded protein is MAEKDSEFFSHKIPSSFQVVEEMKELWSMALPITVMNCLVYVRAVVSVLFLGRLGSLELAGGALSIGFTNITGYSVLVGLASGLEPVCSQAYGSKNWDLLSISLQRMIFILFLAIIPISLLWVNLESIMVFLGQDIEITRMASVYCLYSLPDLLTNTLLQPLRVYLRSQGVTKPQLWCTFVAVIFHVPLNYVLVVVMGLGVPGVAMASVLTNLHMVVLLVGYVYVWGRWEWKWMAGMGEGICGGVGPLLKLAVPSCIGICLEWWWYEIVTVLAGYLPNPRLAVAATGILIQTTSLMYTVPMALSGCVSARVGNELGAGKPYKAKLAAMVALACAFVIGFVNIIWTVMFRHKWGGLFTEDDMLKALVASVLPIIGLCELGNCPQTTGCGILRGTARPVVGARINLGSFYFVGTPVAVGLAFWFHVGFSGLWFGLLSAQAACAISILYVVLVCTDWESESLKAKKLTSLELTQKHGNDEEKGLLMKQNGHTEDVP